Proteins encoded in a region of the Zea mays cultivar B73 chromosome 4, Zm-B73-REFERENCE-NAM-5.0, whole genome shotgun sequence genome:
- the LOC100281824 gene encoding uncharacterized protein LOC100281824, with the protein MAGTSSWSSSSSCASSFGSPDHDVVCVTEPDSVGAAAVAVADAEGSVKFLCSYGGRILPRRTDGTLRYVGGDNRVLSVDRPIRFYVLQRKLRELCGGWEAHLRCQLPTEDLDALISVTCDDDLAKLLEEYDEASKDRLQSLKIRAFLFPTRTPAPSILQRRSPPSIAHLHWQNTSPPAAAGVSLTCAPRWWAAPQASRQAQAPQAQNYDRHSLGEERPRLYYSYMPRT; encoded by the exons ATGGCGGGAACTTCGTCGTGGTCGTCGTCTTCATCCTGCGCGTCGTCGTTCGGGTCGCccgaccacgacgtcgtctgcgTCACCGAGCCGGACTCTGTGGGCGCCgcagccgtcgccgtcgccgacgCCGAGGGAAGCGTCAAGTTCCTGTGCAGCTACGGCGGCAGGATCCTGCCCCGCCGCACCGACGGCACGCTGCGCTACGTCGGCGGCGACAACCGGGTCCTCTCCGTCGACCGTCCCATCCGGTTTTACG TGTTGCAGCGGAAGCTGAGGGAATTGTGCGGCGGCTGGGAAGCGCACCTGCGGTGTCAGCTACCGACGGAGGACCTGGACGCGCTCATCTCCGTCACCTGCGACGACGACCTCGCCAAGCTGCTCGAGGAGTACGACGAGGCTAGCAAGGACCGCCTCCAGTCGCTCAAGATCCGGGCGTTCCTGTTCCCGACTAGGACGCCGGCGCCGTCCATACTACAGCGTAGGAGCCCGCCGTCGATTGCTCACCTCCACTGGCAAAACACTTCCCCGCCGGCCGCAGCCGGCGTCTCGCTGACGTGCGCGCCGCGGTGGTGGGCAGCGCCCCAGGCCTCTCGCCAGGCGCAGGCGCCCCAGGCGCAGAACTACGACCGACACAGCCTCGGTGAGGAGCGGCCGCGCCTGTACTATTCATATATGCCACGGACATAA